The following are from one region of the Ignavibacteriota bacterium genome:
- a CDS encoding DUF4136 domain-containing protein encodes MRKSTLSLIILIAATIVLLQSCYPGEELTYSDTDIVATFYDKEANFATKTTYAMPDTIYRLDENGDPIVDPGTNDQATINKIKEELEDYGFTEAATAADADVLVISVVTTTSWVSGGCYYDWWYGWWYPYYGWCYPVYYTYDTGTLLVAMLDNDATEARTGLWVAAMNGLLGDNNAGTLDRIKDGIEQAFSQSPYLGEGK; translated from the coding sequence ATGAGAAAATCAACATTAAGCTTAATTATACTTATCGCAGCAACGATTGTATTATTACAATCCTGTTATCCGGGCGAGGAATTAACTTACAGTGATACTGATATCGTAGCAACTTTTTATGATAAAGAAGCAAACTTTGCTACTAAAACAACTTATGCTATGCCGGACACTATTTACAGGCTGGACGAGAATGGCGATCCAATTGTGGATCCCGGAACAAATGATCAAGCTACCATCAATAAAATAAAGGAAGAGCTTGAAGATTACGGATTTACAGAAGCGGCAACTGCTGCAGATGCAGATGTTCTTGTTATTTCTGTCGTTACCACAACAAGCTGGGTTTCGGGAGGATGTTATTATGATTGGTGGTATGGATGGTGGTATCCTTATTATGGCTGGTGTTATCCGGTTTACTACACTTACGATACAGGAACTTTACTCGTAGCAATGCTGGATAATGATGCGACTGAAGCAAGAACTGGGCTTTGGGTTGCAGCGATGAATGGATTACTTGGTGACAATAATGCGGGAACTTTAGATCGGATAAAGGACGGCATTGAACAAGCTTTCTCACAGTCACCATATCTTGGTGAAGGTAAGTAA